CATTGGTGGCGGTATGGGTCTCTACAACACACCAACAGTCGTTGAAAGTGTTATGTCTGCAACCTTACCTGTTGTTGCCAGCACTCAAGAAGTTATTGGTACAACAGTTCCAGCAATCAGCGCCGTTTTACTGGGCACCTGAATGTGAACCACAGTAGGCAGTTCACTTAAGGTAATCAAACTAGGTCTACACAACATCGGGTTATTGGTGATGTTGTGTAGACCTTTTCATTTCAGCGACGCCACATTAACGAACTTGGTTTACAGTATTTGGTATATTAATACCTAAAATGTTAAAATCCCTATCGTAATAAACTATATGGTTTATACTGTTCGTGATATTCATACTTTGGGTGTTAAAATGTCATCTAAAATAAACTGGCTTGTTGCTCATACTTCTCCTGGTGCGCTAGTACTTCAGCAATGGCTGACTGAAAACGGCGTGAGCTACTCGTTGGCTCAAAAGTACGCTCAGAACGGTTGGCTAAAGAAGCTTAGTTCTGGTGTGTACTATCGTCCAAATGCGCAGGGCGATATAAAGCCAACTTGGGTTGATGCCATTCAAGCATTGGATGTGCAATTGGGCGTTTCAGTTCATTTGGCTGGATTGAGCAGCTTAACTCACCAGGGACTGAGTCACTATTTACAGCTGAACAAAGAGCAAGTTTGGATTTGCGTTAAAAACAAGTCGTCCTTACCGAAATGGTTTCGTGAATTCCCTTATCAGAATTGGTTTTACTGTGGAAACCATAAGCTTGAAGTGAATCCCGAGAAAGATTTGAAAAGGATCACGGTCAAAGAGAAAGAACTCACTGTCAGCTGTGCAGAACTTGCTGCCTATGAAGTGGTAGACGCGATTGGAAAGCTGATTTCATTTGAGCATGTCGCAGAATTATTTCAGGGTTTAGTCAATCTTAGCCCTAGAAAAGTACAAGATATTCTTGAACGAAGCAGCTCTGTTCAGGCAAACCGAATATTTCTATTTCTGGGTCGATACTACGATCACCAGTGGGTCAATCGCGTAGATGAAACAAGAATTAAATTGGGTGCAGGAAAGCGGCAGGTTGTCGAAAAAGGACGTTTTGATGAGCGATATCAAATCACAGTGCCAGAGATATTAAGCGTCAAAAAAGGTGAACAACATAATGGATAAAGATAGCCCATATTACAAACAGGTTTCCTTGCTCATAAGAATGCTTCCTGTGGTAGCAACAGAGACGGTTTTTGCACTTAAAGGTGGCACCGCCATTAATTTATTTGTGAGAGATTTTCCTCGGTTATCTGTAGATATTGATCTTGCTTATCTTCCACTTGAACCAAGAGATGAGGCTTTGATTAATGTCAGGGCTGCATTGCAGCGCATTACAGACAGAATCAATACTCAACCAGATATCAGAGCGGCATTTCAGGATAATAAAGCTGATGAACTGAGAATAGTTGTATCAAGTCCGGTTGCGACGATCAAAATTGAAGTGTCGCCCGTCGCCAGAGGTACATTGCATAGTGCAGAAATAATGCCAGTTCAAGAGTCTGTTGAAGACGAGTTTGGTTATGCTGAGATTCAGGTAGTCAGTCTTCCCGATCTGTATGGTGGAAAATTGTGTGCTGCAATGGATCGCCAACATCCTCGCGACTTATTTGATGTGCGTATGTTACTTGGCAGTGAAGGGATTTCGAGAGAGATTTTGGTGGGTTTTTTAACCTATACATTAAGTCACCCTCGGCCTATTAATGAAGTCATGTCGCCAAACTGGCAGCCTCTGAATGAGAAATTTCAGGCAGAATTTGACGGAATGACTTTTGAAAAAGTTGAATGCGAAGACTTAGCCTCTGTTAGGTATACGATGTTAACTTCGCTGCAAAAACATTTCACAGAAAGGGATCATGCCTTCCTCATGTCATTCAAAAGAGGGCTACCTGACTGGACATTGTTTGACTATCCTAATGCAGCAGACTTGCCAGCGATTCGTTGGAAGTTGCAGAACATTAACAAATTGGCAAAGAATCAAGCAAAACATCAAGAGCAATTAGATAAATTGAAGCAAGTGCTTGATGATTGGCTTGTTAACGCAAACGTCGAGTAATTCGTTTATAACAAACCTCAACGAGCTATAAGCCCCCTAGTTAGATTGCGATTTCTTCAATCTATCTAACCGAGTCCACATAGGACAACTGCATAGACTGGAGCCTCGATTTACATTAACGAGGACTTCTCATGCGAAAACTATCTCCAATCATTCTGGCGCTTGCGCTGTCTCCTTTGGTTCAAGCTGAACCTGTGTCTGAAGTGTCGCCCGTTGGCAAAATTGACGGCATGGTTTCTTTACCTGTCACGGGTATGAAAGCGGTCGAAAGCAATGGCCGTATTGTTTTCATGTCAGACAGTGGCCGGTTCGTCATTGATGGCACGCTCTATGATGCCTGGTCCAAAAAGCCGCTTACCAGCCTTGAAGAAATTCGTGAAGCGGGGAACACGCTGGACTTAAGTCGTCTTGGCTTAAAAATGGATGATTTGAACCCACTGAC
The sequence above is a segment of the Marinomonas sp. IMCC 4694 genome. Coding sequences within it:
- a CDS encoding type IV toxin-antitoxin system AbiEi family antitoxin: MSSKINWLVAHTSPGALVLQQWLTENGVSYSLAQKYAQNGWLKKLSSGVYYRPNAQGDIKPTWVDAIQALDVQLGVSVHLAGLSSLTHQGLSHYLQLNKEQVWICVKNKSSLPKWFREFPYQNWFYCGNHKLEVNPEKDLKRITVKEKELTVSCAELAAYEVVDAIGKLISFEHVAELFQGLVNLSPRKVQDILERSSSVQANRIFLFLGRYYDHQWVNRVDETRIKLGAGKRQVVEKGRFDERYQITVPEILSVKKGEQHNG
- a CDS encoding nucleotidyl transferase AbiEii/AbiGii toxin family protein encodes the protein MDKDSPYYKQVSLLIRMLPVVATETVFALKGGTAINLFVRDFPRLSVDIDLAYLPLEPRDEALINVRAALQRITDRINTQPDIRAAFQDNKADELRIVVSSPVATIKIEVSPVARGTLHSAEIMPVQESVEDEFGYAEIQVVSLPDLYGGKLCAAMDRQHPRDLFDVRMLLGSEGISREILVGFLTYTLSHPRPINEVMSPNWQPLNEKFQAEFDGMTFEKVECEDLASVRYTMLTSLQKHFTERDHAFLMSFKRGLPDWTLFDYPNAADLPAIRWKLQNINKLAKNQAKHQEQLDKLKQVLDDWLVNANVE